A stretch of the Panthera uncia isolate 11264 chromosome D1, Puncia_PCG_1.0, whole genome shotgun sequence genome encodes the following:
- the LOC125929322 gene encoding olfactory receptor 51F1-like yields the protein MPIFHNSTFPTFLLTGVPGLEWAHAWISIPFCCLYLTALSGNTLILFVVLTEPSLHEPMYYFLSMLSTTDIGLCISTLVTVLGLFWLNAMEISFNACLSQMFFIHLFTFMESSVLLAMAFDRFVAISNPLRYATILTHERIAQIGLAVVTRGTVILIPLVLLLKRLSFCCSHVLHHSYCFHPDVMKLSCSDTKINSAFGLTAIISTAGVDSIFILISYVLIIRSVLNIASPEERKKAFSTCISHITAVAIFYIPLISLSFVHRFGKHSPPYVPTLIANIYLLIPPVMNPIIYSVKTKQIQKSVLKLFFLKNIRDDAGPFRITDCNILKEIKTFKPD from the exons ATGCCAATTTTCCATAATTCTACTTTCCCTACTTTCCTcttgactggggtgcctggactTGAATGGGCCCATGCCTGGATTTCCATCCCCTTCTGCTGCCTCTATTTAACTGCTCTTTCTGGGAATACCCTGATCCTCTTCGTAGTCCTCACTGAGCCAAGCCTCCATGAGCCCATGTACTATTTCCTCTCCATGTTGTCCACCACTGACATTGGCTTATGCATCTCTACACTGGTGACAGTACTAGGATTATTCTGGCTCAATGCCATGGAGATCAGCTTTAATGCCTGCTTATCACAGATGTTCTTCATTCACCTCTTCACTTTCATGGAATCTTCAGTGCTCCTGGCTATGGCTTTTGATCGTTTTGTGGCCATTTCCAACCCCTTGAGATACGCTACCATTCTAACTCATGAAAGGATTGCACAGATTGGTTTGGCAGTCGTTACCAGGGGAACTGTCATTCTGATACCACTAGTCCTTCTTCTCAAGCGTCTATCGTTCTGCTGCAGTCATGTGCTCCATCATTCCTACTGTTTCCACCCTGATGTAATGAAGCTCTCATGTTCAGACACAAAGATCAACAGTGCATTTGGACTAACTGCAATTATCTCTACTGCTGGAGTGGACTCTATTTTTATCCTGATTTCCTATGTCCTGATAATTCGCTCAGTTCTCAACATTGCATCcccagaggagaggaaaaaggccTTCAGCACCTGCATTTCTCATATCACGGCTGTGGCCATATTCTACATCCCTTTAATCAGCCTGTCTTTTGTTCACAGATTTGGAAAACATTCTCCACCATATGTGCCCACACTGATTGCTAATATTTACTTGCTCATTCCCCCTGTAATGAATCCCATCATTTATAGTGTGAAAACAAAGCAGATTCAAAAATCTGTGCTCAAACTG ttctttttaaaaaatat